One Fundidesulfovibrio terrae genomic window carries:
- a CDS encoding Fe-S-containing hydro-lyase — translation MAEYTLTTPLTDADIEKLKSGDVVYITGTIYTGRDAAHKRLTDSLDKGEALPFDLKGALIYYVGPSPAPPGRPIGSAGPTTSYRMDTYAPRLHSLGLKGTIGKGKRSPEVKDAMAKYKAAYFGATGGAGALLSQAIKAAKVIAYEDLGPEAIRELTVEKFPLLVINDCHGGELYTTPNLEAALAG, via the coding sequence ATGGCCGAATATACCCTGACGACCCCGCTCACCGACGCGGACATCGAGAAGTTGAAGTCCGGCGACGTGGTGTACATCACCGGCACCATCTACACCGGCCGCGACGCCGCCCACAAGCGACTGACCGATTCCCTGGACAAGGGAGAGGCCCTGCCCTTCGACCTCAAGGGCGCGCTGATCTACTACGTGGGACCGAGCCCCGCGCCTCCGGGACGCCCCATCGGCTCGGCCGGGCCCACCACCTCCTACCGCATGGACACCTACGCCCCCCGCCTGCACAGCCTGGGGCTCAAGGGCACCATCGGCAAGGGCAAGCGCAGCCCGGAAGTCAAGGACGCCATGGCCAAGTACAAGGCGGCCTATTTCGGCGCCACCGGCGGCGCCGGCGCGCTGCTGTCCCAGGCCATCAAGGCGGCGAAGGTCATCGCGTACGAGGACTTGGGCCCCGAGGCCATCCGCGAACTCACCGTGGAAAAATTCCCCCTGCTCGTGATAAACGATTGTCACGGCGGGGAACTTTACACCACGCCTAACCTGGAGGCTGCCCTGGCGGGCTAG
- a CDS encoding sulfide/dihydroorotate dehydrogenase-like FAD/NAD-binding protein, translated as MPSRILKKRSLIPGQTSELTLEAPHIAAKAKPGNFVILRVCEGGERIPLTIADTDKEAGTITIVYLVLGKTTAHLETLKEGEEILDLCGPLGKDTDIHKLSGPVICVGGGTGIAAMHHIAKGHHMAGNHVIAIIGARTKDLLLFEDELKRFCPEVLVSTDDGSYGHKGLVTEILEARLKADPTIGEVVAVGPVPMMAAVARTTKPFGVHTTVSLNSIMVDGIGMCGACRVSVGGKTKFACVDGPEFDGQLVDFKELSSRLSAFKVMEQISYEEFKKSHVCKCSCR; from the coding sequence ATGCCAAGCAGGATTTTAAAGAAACGAAGCCTCATCCCGGGGCAGACCAGCGAGCTGACCCTGGAAGCGCCGCACATCGCGGCCAAGGCCAAGCCCGGAAATTTCGTCATTCTGCGCGTGTGCGAGGGGGGCGAACGCATCCCCCTGACCATCGCCGACACCGACAAAGAGGCCGGGACGATCACCATCGTCTATCTCGTTCTCGGCAAGACGACCGCCCATCTTGAAACCCTCAAGGAAGGCGAGGAAATCCTCGACCTCTGCGGCCCCCTCGGAAAGGACACCGACATCCACAAGCTGTCCGGCCCCGTGATCTGCGTGGGCGGCGGCACCGGCATCGCGGCCATGCACCACATCGCCAAGGGGCACCACATGGCCGGCAACCATGTCATCGCCATCATCGGCGCGCGCACCAAGGACCTGCTCCTGTTCGAGGACGAGCTCAAGCGCTTCTGTCCCGAGGTGCTGGTCTCCACCGACGACGGCTCCTACGGCCACAAGGGCCTGGTGACCGAGATCCTGGAAGCGCGCCTGAAGGCCGACCCCACCATCGGTGAGGTCGTGGCCGTGGGCCCCGTGCCCATGATGGCCGCGGTGGCCCGCACCACCAAGCCGTTCGGCGTCCATACCACGGTGAGTCTCAACTCCATCATGGTGGACGGCATCGGCATGTGCGGCGCCTGCCGGGTGAGCGTGGGCGGCAAGACCAAGTTCGCCTGCGTGGACGGCCCCGAGTTCGACGGACAGCTGGTGGACTTCAAGGAGCTCTCCAGCCGCCTTTCGGCCTTCAAGGTCATGGAACAGATTTCCTACGAGGAGTTCAAGAAGAGCCATGTCTGCAAATGCTCCTGCCGATAA
- a CDS encoding dicarboxylate/amino acid:cation symporter: MEGKKFYQTLYFQVIVGIAIGITLGFFAPHLAKDLKPIGTGFIKLIKMMIAPIIFGTVVVGIAKMGDMKKVGRVGVKALLYFEAVTTLALVIGLAMVHLIAPGKGINVDVSQLDTHGIAQFTSGSKHLSTLDFVMNIIPNSVVDAFARGEILQVLLFSILFGFGLAHMGKQGEKVLHFIDEFTHGMFVAIGYIMKLAPLGAMGAMAFAVASFGGGTLTGLLKLLAGVYLTAFLFVFLVLGTIAKLNGFSLWKFIKYIKEEFFVVMGTSSSETVLPRLMAKLENAGCAQSVVGLTIPTGYTFNLDGTSIYLTMAAVFIAQATNTPLTFGQEMTILGILLLTSKGAAAVAGGGFICLAATLSTVPTLPVAGLALLLGVDWFMATCRALTNMIGNGVATIVVANWENSLDKNRLKCVLDGDYELEAEQPEEVLVMEPAVGCNKTDA, from the coding sequence GTGGAAGGAAAGAAGTTTTACCAGACGTTGTATTTCCAGGTCATCGTGGGCATCGCCATCGGCATAACCCTCGGATTCTTCGCGCCCCATCTGGCCAAGGATCTCAAGCCGATCGGCACGGGCTTCATCAAGCTCATCAAAATGATGATCGCGCCCATCATCTTCGGAACGGTCGTCGTGGGCATCGCCAAAATGGGCGACATGAAGAAGGTCGGCCGCGTGGGCGTCAAGGCCCTGCTCTACTTCGAGGCCGTCACCACCCTGGCCCTGGTCATCGGCTTGGCCATGGTGCACCTGATCGCGCCCGGCAAGGGAATCAACGTGGACGTCTCCCAGCTGGACACCCACGGGATCGCCCAGTTCACCTCGGGCTCGAAGCATCTGAGCACCCTGGACTTCGTGATGAACATCATCCCCAACTCCGTGGTGGACGCCTTCGCCCGGGGTGAGATTCTCCAGGTGCTGCTGTTCTCGATCCTCTTCGGCTTCGGCCTGGCCCATATGGGCAAGCAGGGCGAGAAGGTGCTGCACTTCATCGACGAGTTCACCCACGGCATGTTCGTGGCCATCGGCTACATCATGAAGCTCGCGCCCCTGGGCGCCATGGGCGCCATGGCCTTCGCCGTGGCCAGCTTCGGCGGCGGCACCCTCACCGGCCTTCTCAAGCTCCTGGCGGGCGTCTACCTCACCGCCTTCCTGTTCGTCTTCCTGGTGCTCGGCACCATCGCCAAGCTGAACGGATTCAGCCTCTGGAAATTCATCAAGTACATCAAGGAAGAATTCTTCGTGGTCATGGGCACCTCCTCCTCGGAAACCGTGCTCCCCCGCCTCATGGCCAAGCTGGAGAACGCCGGGTGCGCCCAGTCGGTCGTGGGCCTGACCATCCCCACCGGCTACACCTTCAACCTGGACGGCACCAGCATCTACCTTACCATGGCGGCCGTGTTCATCGCCCAGGCCACCAACACCCCGCTCACCTTCGGGCAGGAAATGACCATCCTGGGCATCCTGCTGCTCACCTCCAAGGGCGCGGCCGCAGTGGCCGGCGGCGGCTTCATCTGCCTGGCCGCCACGCTCTCCACCGTGCCTACCCTGCCTGTGGCGGGATTGGCCCTGCTCCTGGGCGTGGACTGGTTCATGGCGACCTGCCGGGCGCTCACCAACATGATCGGCAACGGCGTTGCCACGATCGTTGTGGCCAACTGGGAGAACTCTCTTGATAAAAACCGGTTGAAATGCGTTCTGGACGGCGATTATGAACTGGAAGCCGAGCAGCCGGAAGAAGTACTCGTCATGGAACCCGCAGTCGGTTGCAACAAGACCGACGCCTAA
- a CDS encoding succinate dehydrogenase/fumarate reductase cytochrome b subunit translates to MSIPSIATHKPVVSCRCAAYLDWFQMLSGACLVMFMWAHLFLVSSVIIGPGVMNAIGHFFEATGMAQVGGPAIFALFLFHFVLAARKIPFTSKEQGVMLANAKRMHHSDTWLWVVQAVTAMIILLMGSIHMWVVLTDLPITAAKSAARVQGGWWMLFYLVLLPMVELHVGIGFYRIMVKWGVIDSKGRFGFKKKENMLTAIMIGIGVLTLLRFWFLAIK, encoded by the coding sequence ATGTCGATCCCGTCCATCGCCACCCACAAACCCGTGGTCAGCTGCAGGTGCGCGGCCTATCTGGACTGGTTCCAGATGCTGTCCGGCGCATGCCTGGTCATGTTCATGTGGGCGCACCTGTTCCTGGTCTCAAGCGTGATCATAGGCCCCGGCGTCATGAACGCCATCGGCCACTTCTTCGAAGCGACCGGCATGGCCCAGGTTGGCGGTCCCGCCATCTTCGCCCTGTTCCTCTTCCACTTCGTGCTGGCCGCGCGCAAGATCCCCTTCACCTCCAAGGAGCAGGGCGTCATGCTGGCCAACGCCAAGCGCATGCACCACTCCGACACCTGGTTGTGGGTCGTCCAGGCCGTCACGGCCATGATCATCCTCCTCATGGGCTCCATCCACATGTGGGTTGTGCTCACTGACCTCCCCATCACCGCGGCCAAGTCCGCCGCGCGCGTCCAGGGCGGCTGGTGGATGCTCTTCTATCTGGTGCTCTTGCCCATGGTGGAGCTGCACGTGGGCATCGGCTTCTACCGCATCATGGTCAAATGGGGCGTTATCGACAGCAAGGGGCGGTTCGGCTTCAAGAAGAAGGAGAACATGCTCACCGCCATCATGATCGGCATCGGCGTGCTCACGCTGCTGCGCTTCTGGTTCCTGGCAATCAAATAA
- a CDS encoding fumarate hydratase: MRTIPAQTIIDKVAEMCIAANRELPEDVLRTFKERQAAEENPAAKETFRQLLENAELSRETGLPLCQDCGLAVFFVEMGEDAHVEGMSLRQAINEGMVKGYKEGYLRKSSCDPFTRKNTGDNGPAIIHFDLVPGDKLKIWMMAKGGGSENMSRVMMFPPAAGWKGLREFIINRVAEAGPNPCPPILVGIGIGGNFELAAINSKKALLRDIDDKHPDADIAKLEEEVLASINKLNIGPMGLGGKTTCLGVKIMVAPCHLASLPLAVNVQCHSARHKEVVL; encoded by the coding sequence ATGCGTACGATTCCAGCGCAGACGATCATCGACAAGGTGGCCGAGATGTGCATCGCGGCCAACCGCGAACTCCCCGAGGACGTCCTGCGGACCTTCAAGGAACGCCAGGCCGCCGAGGAGAACCCGGCAGCTAAGGAAACCTTCCGCCAGCTTCTCGAGAACGCCGAGCTCTCCAGGGAGACCGGCCTGCCCCTCTGCCAGGACTGCGGCCTCGCCGTGTTCTTCGTGGAGATGGGCGAGGACGCCCACGTGGAGGGCATGAGCCTCCGCCAGGCCATCAACGAGGGCATGGTCAAGGGCTACAAGGAGGGATACCTGCGCAAGTCCTCCTGCGATCCCTTCACCCGCAAGAACACCGGGGACAACGGCCCCGCCATCATCCACTTCGACCTGGTCCCCGGCGACAAGCTGAAGATATGGATGATGGCCAAGGGCGGCGGCTCCGAGAACATGAGCCGGGTCATGATGTTCCCCCCGGCCGCCGGATGGAAGGGCCTTCGCGAGTTCATCATCAACCGCGTGGCCGAGGCGGGCCCCAACCCCTGCCCCCCCATCCTGGTGGGCATCGGCATCGGCGGCAACTTCGAGCTGGCGGCCATCAACTCCAAGAAGGCGCTCCTGCGCGACATCGACGACAAGCATCCCGATGCCGACATCGCCAAGCTTGAGGAAGAGGTCCTGGCCTCCATCAACAAGCTCAACATCGGGCCCATGGGCCTGGGCGGCAAGACCACCTGCCTGGGCGTCAAGATCATGGTGGCCCCCTGCCATCTGGCCAGCCTGCCCCTGGCCGTGAACGTGCAGTGCCACTCCGCGCGGCACAAGGAGGTCGTGCTCTAA
- the dctA gene encoding C4-dicarboxylate transporter DctA, with amino-acid sequence MAGKKIYKTLYFWVLFGIAMGILIGFIPQTKHFASGLEPLAKTFIKMVKMVIAPIIFCTVVTGIAKMGDMGKVGRVGLKAMLYFWTMTLFALAIGMVVVNFTKPGVGMDEYAAKMQADAAQVKKVEAYAGETKKLSTVEFLTNIVPDSVVGAFSKGDILQVLFFSILFGTGLSALGDKARHVTQFIDEFAKGIFKVVHYIMYFAPFGAFGAMAVVVSTQGADALLALGRLMIDVYSTCLLFIFVVLWIVCKLAGFSLWKYLKYISEEILLVLGTSSSEAALPRMMAKMENAGADQSVVGLTLPMGYSFNLDGTCIYLTMAVVFLAQATNTPLTLADQLYMMFVLLLTSKGAAAVTGGGFITLAATMGSVGNIPMASLTLLLGVDRFMSEARAITNLIGNGVATLVVAKWEGALNEKKLQTVLAGSLSNGYADDPEDMLIAEQPSGKNDKA; translated from the coding sequence ATGGCAGGCAAAAAGATTTACAAGACTTTGTATTTCTGGGTTCTTTTCGGCATCGCCATGGGCATTCTCATCGGCTTCATTCCCCAGACCAAGCATTTCGCCTCCGGGCTCGAGCCCCTGGCCAAGACATTCATCAAGATGGTCAAGATGGTCATCGCTCCCATCATCTTCTGCACGGTGGTCACCGGCATCGCCAAGATGGGCGACATGGGCAAGGTGGGCCGCGTGGGCCTCAAGGCCATGCTCTATTTCTGGACAATGACCCTTTTCGCCCTGGCCATCGGCATGGTGGTGGTCAACTTCACCAAGCCCGGCGTGGGCATGGACGAGTACGCCGCCAAGATGCAGGCCGACGCCGCGCAGGTGAAGAAGGTCGAGGCGTACGCCGGCGAGACCAAGAAGCTCTCCACCGTGGAATTCCTCACCAACATCGTTCCGGATTCGGTGGTGGGCGCGTTCTCCAAGGGCGACATCCTCCAGGTCCTGTTCTTCTCCATCCTCTTCGGCACCGGCCTCTCCGCCCTGGGCGACAAGGCCAGACACGTCACGCAATTCATCGACGAGTTCGCCAAGGGCATCTTCAAGGTCGTCCATTACATCATGTACTTCGCGCCGTTCGGCGCGTTCGGAGCCATGGCCGTGGTGGTGTCCACCCAGGGGGCGGACGCGCTCCTGGCCCTGGGCAGGCTGATGATCGACGTCTACTCCACGTGCCTGCTGTTCATCTTCGTGGTGCTGTGGATCGTGTGCAAGCTGGCCGGGTTCTCCCTGTGGAAATACCTCAAGTACATCTCTGAGGAAATCCTCCTGGTGCTTGGCACCTCGTCCTCCGAGGCGGCCCTGCCCCGCATGATGGCCAAGATGGAGAACGCGGGCGCCGACCAGTCCGTGGTGGGCCTGACCCTGCCCATGGGCTATTCCTTCAACCTGGACGGCACCTGCATCTACCTGACCATGGCGGTCGTGTTCCTGGCCCAGGCCACCAACACCCCCCTGACCCTGGCCGACCAGCTCTACATGATGTTCGTCCTGCTCCTGACCTCCAAGGGAGCGGCGGCGGTCACCGGCGGCGGCTTCATCACCCTGGCCGCCACCATGGGCTCCGTGGGCAACATCCCCATGGCCTCGCTCACCCTGCTTCTGGGCGTGGACCGCTTCATGTCCGAAGCCCGCGCCATCACCAACCTGATCGGCAACGGCGTGGCCACCCTGGTGGTCGCCAAGTGGGAAGGCGCGCTGAACGAGAAGAAGCTCCAGACGGTGCTCGCGGGCAGCCTCTCCAACGGCTACGCCGACGACCCCGAGGACATGCTCATCGCCGAGCAGCCCAGCGGCAAGAACGACAAGGCCTAA
- a CDS encoding fumarate reductase flavoprotein subunit codes for MQIFQTDLLCIGAGLAGERVAIEAADNGFSVICLSLVPARRSHSSAAQGGMQAALGNSAMGEGDSPDVHFADTVKGSDWGADQECARIFVDTAPIAMRQMAFWGVPWNRVVPGEATYYKGGKPFTAFEKPENEGLIHSRSFGGTAKWRTCYTSDGTGHAVLYTLDNRAAQMGVEVHDKTEAIALIHDGETCMGAIVRCLKTGELRAYLSRATLIATGGYGRIYRESTNAVICDGGGHIAALDTGVVPMGNPEAIQFHPTGIVPTDILVTEGCRGDGGTLLDVNQYRFMPDYEPDKAELASRDVVSRRMTEHMRKGLGVKSPYGDHLWLDIRHLGEKHITTKLREVQEICESFLGVDPVHQLIPVRPTQHYSMGGVRTNKDGAAYGLKGLYSAGEAACWDMHGFNRLGGNSLAETIVAGMHVGGKVVEFLSGTETVIKTECMRDAYRKQEDRIRALIHGTNGRENVYAVRNAMFDTIMKGAGIFRNGADLQESVDKLSEILVRARKVGLKSNGLGANQELAIALKIEGMVKLAQCVCYAALKRTESRGAHTREDFPERNDRDWLNRTLATWAKPEDVLPTLNYEPSTTVFEIPPGERGYGGGKIIPMDTPPKATPKGKKA; via the coding sequence ATGCAGATATTCCAAACCGACCTCTTGTGCATCGGCGCGGGCCTGGCCGGCGAGCGCGTGGCCATCGAGGCCGCGGACAACGGCTTCTCCGTCATCTGCCTCTCCCTGGTCCCGGCCAGGCGCTCCCACTCCTCGGCCGCCCAGGGCGGCATGCAGGCGGCGCTCGGCAACTCGGCCATGGGCGAGGGCGACTCCCCGGATGTGCACTTCGCGGACACGGTGAAGGGCTCCGACTGGGGCGCCGACCAGGAATGCGCCCGCATCTTCGTGGACACCGCCCCCATCGCCATGCGCCAGATGGCCTTCTGGGGCGTGCCCTGGAACCGCGTGGTGCCCGGCGAGGCCACCTACTACAAGGGCGGCAAGCCGTTCACCGCCTTCGAGAAGCCCGAGAACGAGGGCCTCATCCACTCCCGCAGCTTCGGCGGCACCGCCAAGTGGCGCACCTGCTACACCTCGGACGGCACCGGCCACGCCGTGCTCTACACCCTGGACAACCGCGCCGCCCAGATGGGCGTCGAAGTCCACGACAAGACCGAGGCCATCGCCCTGATCCATGACGGCGAGACCTGCATGGGCGCCATCGTGCGCTGCCTGAAGACCGGCGAGCTGCGTGCCTACCTGTCGCGCGCCACGCTGATCGCCACCGGCGGCTACGGACGCATCTACCGCGAGTCCACCAACGCGGTCATCTGCGACGGCGGCGGCCACATCGCCGCCCTGGATACCGGCGTGGTGCCCATGGGCAACCCCGAGGCCATCCAGTTCCACCCCACCGGCATCGTGCCCACGGACATCCTGGTGACCGAAGGCTGCCGAGGCGACGGCGGAACGCTCCTGGACGTGAACCAGTACCGCTTCATGCCGGACTACGAGCCGGACAAGGCCGAGCTGGCCTCCCGCGACGTGGTCAGCCGCCGCATGACCGAACACATGCGCAAGGGCCTGGGCGTGAAGAGCCCCTACGGCGACCACCTCTGGCTGGACATCCGCCACCTGGGCGAAAAGCACATCACCACCAAGCTGCGTGAAGTGCAGGAGATCTGCGAATCCTTCCTGGGCGTGGACCCGGTGCACCAGCTCATCCCCGTGCGCCCCACCCAGCACTACTCCATGGGCGGCGTGCGCACCAACAAGGACGGCGCGGCCTACGGCCTGAAGGGCCTCTACTCCGCGGGCGAAGCAGCCTGCTGGGACATGCACGGCTTCAACCGCCTGGGCGGCAACTCCCTGGCCGAGACCATCGTGGCCGGCATGCACGTGGGCGGCAAGGTGGTGGAGTTCCTCTCTGGCACCGAGACGGTCATCAAGACCGAATGCATGCGCGACGCCTACCGCAAGCAGGAAGACCGCATCCGGGCGCTCATCCACGGCACCAACGGCCGCGAGAACGTCTACGCCGTGCGCAACGCCATGTTCGACACCATCATGAAGGGCGCGGGCATCTTCCGTAACGGCGCCGACCTGCAGGAAAGCGTGGACAAGCTCTCCGAGATCCTGGTGCGCGCCCGCAAGGTGGGGCTCAAGTCCAATGGCCTTGGCGCCAACCAGGAGCTGGCCATCGCCCTCAAGATCGAAGGCATGGTCAAGCTGGCCCAGTGCGTGTGCTACGCGGCGCTGAAACGTACCGAATCGCGCGGCGCGCACACCCGCGAGGACTTCCCCGAGCGCAACGACCGCGACTGGCTGAACCGCACCCTGGCCACCTGGGCCAAGCCCGAGGATGTCCTGCCGACGCTCAACTACGAGCCCTCCACCACGGTGTTCGAGATTCCCCCTGGTGAACGCGGCTACGGCGGCGGCAAGATCATCCCCATGGACACCCCGCCCAAGGCCACGCCCAAGGGCAAGAAGGCCTAG
- a CDS encoding fumarate reductase iron-sulfur subunit → MARMLKFNIFRYNPQDPNSVPHMQSFTIDETESMTLFIVLNRLREEQDPSLQFDFCCRAGICGACAMVVNGRPGLACHTKTKDLPDEITLMPLPIFKLVGDLSVDTGTWFRAMYKKIESWCHTKKVFDPTAQEERMDNAVAEAIYELDRCVECGCCVAACGTALMREDFLGATTLNRVARFMLDPRDERTEKEYFDIIGTDEGIFGCMGLLACQDVCPKYLPLQDVLGKLRKKMAFAAVNNFLPSFLKREINL, encoded by the coding sequence ATGGCCAGAATGCTGAAATTCAATATATTCCGGTACAATCCGCAGGACCCCAACTCGGTCCCGCACATGCAGAGCTTCACCATCGATGAAACCGAGTCCATGACGCTCTTCATCGTGCTGAACCGCCTGCGCGAAGAACAGGACCCCTCGCTGCAGTTCGACTTCTGCTGCCGCGCCGGCATCTGCGGGGCCTGCGCCATGGTGGTCAACGGCCGCCCGGGCCTGGCCTGCCACACCAAGACCAAGGATCTCCCCGACGAGATCACCCTCATGCCCCTGCCCATCTTCAAGCTGGTGGGAGACCTGTCCGTGGACACCGGAACCTGGTTCCGCGCCATGTACAAGAAGATCGAATCCTGGTGCCACACCAAGAAGGTCTTCGACCCCACCGCCCAGGAAGAGCGCATGGACAACGCCGTGGCCGAAGCCATCTACGAGCTCGACCGCTGCGTGGAGTGCGGCTGCTGCGTGGCCGCCTGCGGCACGGCGCTGATGCGCGAGGACTTCCTCGGAGCCACGACCCTGAACCGCGTCGCCCGCTTCATGCTCGATCCCCGCGACGAGCGTACCGAGAAGGAATACTTCGACATCATCGGCACCGACGAGGGCATCTTCGGCTGCATGGGCCTCCTGGCCTGCCAGGACGTGTGCCCCAAGTACCTGCCCCTGCAGGACGTTCTGGGCAAGCTGCGCAAGAAGATGGCCTTCGCCGCCGTCAACAACTTCCTGCCCAGTTTCCTCAAGCGGGAGATCAACCTGTAG